The Flavobacterium sp. 123 genome contains a region encoding:
- a CDS encoding Smr/MutS family protein — translation MFSKGDKVSVLDEAVDGVVLSVKDKQVTIETEDGFVMTFFVNELIKVNDSSNLMDSIRRIDTSELNKMKESPKPRSFVKERKDKNEISAPEFDLHIEKLVPNKRGMSNYDILTLQSETAKRHIEFAIKNRIPKIVFIHGVGEGILKAELDFLLGRYDNIAFQDANYQKYGLGATEVFIKQNSK, via the coding sequence ATGTTTAGTAAAGGAGATAAAGTTTCAGTGCTTGATGAAGCAGTTGATGGGGTTGTTTTATCGGTCAAAGATAAGCAGGTAACCATCGAAACTGAGGACGGATTTGTGATGACATTTTTTGTCAATGAATTAATTAAAGTAAACGATTCCAGTAACTTAATGGATTCTATTAGAAGAATTGATACAAGTGAATTAAATAAGATGAAAGAGAGTCCTAAACCTAGAAGTTTTGTTAAAGAACGAAAAGATAAGAACGAAATTTCGGCTCCAGAATTTGATTTGCATATCGAAAAATTAGTTCCTAATAAACGAGGAATGTCTAATTATGATATTCTAACGTTACAATCCGAAACAGCAAAACGCCACATTGAATTTGCTATTAAAAATCGAATTCCAAAGATTGTTTTTATCCATGGTGTTGGTGAAGGAATCTTAAAAGCGGAGCTTGATTTTTTATTGGGGCGTTATGATAATATTGCTTTTCAAGATGCCAATTATCAAAAATATGGACTTGGAGCTACAGAAGTTTTTATAAAACAAAACAGTAAATAA
- a CDS encoding DUF2752 domain-containing protein: MDLEKYMMPCLSKTLFGIECLGCGFQRALLLLFKGEFSMAFQMYPAIYSSILFLGFLGFSFLETSRNYKKILLVLGSVNGLFMIIGYYYKHF, translated from the coding sequence TTGGATTTAGAAAAATATATGATGCCCTGCTTAAGCAAAACACTCTTCGGAATAGAGTGTTTAGGATGTGGTTTTCAACGTGCTTTACTCCTGCTTTTTAAAGGCGAATTTTCAATGGCTTTTCAGATGTATCCGGCCATTTATAGCAGCATTCTTTTTTTAGGATTTTTAGGATTTAGTTTTTTAGAAACTAGTAGAAATTACAAAAAAATACTTCTTGTATTAGGTAGCGTAAATGGGCTTTTTATGATCATCGGTTATTATTATAAACACTTTTAA
- a CDS encoding NRAMP family divalent metal transporter, whose product MNNRQKITNKLKRFWKILGPGLITGASDDDPSGIATYSQAGAAYGLSTLWTGIIAFPLMASIQQMCAKIGLVTSLGLTGALKKNYPRPVLYLMLLFSFPAIVMNIGADIAGMGAVGNLLFPSIEATYFSVVFTIILLGLIIYLPYQKIAATLKYLCIVLLVYLIVPFLYKQDWLAIAKATFIPTIAFNKEFVSIIVGILGTTISPYLFFWQATMEVEEMNHKKKHLMVDKKIIHEMKQDVDFGMSFSGLVMYFIILTTGTVLFNGGIHQIDTVEQAAMALKPLAGDLAYLLFAIGVIGTGLLAIPVLSGSLSYIITETFGWEQGLDKKFHEAKAFYAVIAISLILGLSLNYIGISPIKALIYTAILYGMTAPVLIAIILHICNNKKVMGDFTNSRRSNFLGFSALIIMTVSALVLIYFQISGD is encoded by the coding sequence ATGAACAACAGACAAAAAATCACAAATAAGCTGAAACGTTTTTGGAAAATACTTGGTCCAGGATTAATCACAGGTGCTAGTGATGATGATCCGTCAGGGATTGCTACTTACTCGCAAGCAGGTGCTGCTTATGGGCTTTCAACTTTGTGGACCGGAATAATAGCATTCCCGTTAATGGCTTCTATTCAACAAATGTGTGCTAAAATTGGTTTAGTTACTTCGTTGGGTTTGACTGGTGCTTTGAAGAAAAATTATCCTAGACCTGTTTTATACCTGATGTTGTTGTTTAGTTTTCCAGCTATTGTTATGAATATTGGTGCAGATATAGCGGGAATGGGAGCCGTTGGTAATTTATTATTTCCTTCTATCGAAGCTACTTATTTTAGTGTTGTTTTTACTATAATTCTTTTGGGTTTAATTATTTATTTGCCTTATCAAAAAATTGCAGCTACTTTAAAATACTTGTGCATTGTTCTTTTGGTTTATTTGATTGTGCCTTTTTTATACAAACAAGATTGGTTAGCAATTGCAAAAGCTACTTTTATTCCAACTATTGCGTTTAACAAGGAATTTGTAAGCATCATTGTTGGGATTTTAGGAACAACTATTTCGCCATACCTTTTCTTTTGGCAAGCTACAATGGAAGTCGAAGAAATGAATCATAAGAAAAAACATTTGATGGTTGATAAGAAGATCATTCATGAAATGAAGCAAGATGTTGATTTTGGAATGTCTTTTTCAGGATTAGTGATGTATTTTATTATTCTAACAACGGGAACTGTTTTGTTTAATGGAGGAATTCATCAGATAGATACCGTTGAGCAAGCCGCTATGGCATTAAAGCCTTTGGCAGGAGATTTAGCCTATTTGCTTTTTGCTATTGGAGTTATAGGAACGGGACTTTTAGCAATTCCGGTGCTTAGTGGTTCGCTTTCTTACATTATCACAGAAACTTTTGGATGGGAGCAAGGCTTAGATAAAAAGTTTCATGAAGCAAAAGCATTTTATGCTGTGATTGCAATTTCATTGATTCTAGGATTGTCTTTAAATTACATTGGTATTTCGCCAATAAAAGCATTGATTTATACCGCGATTTTATATGGTATGACCGCTCCTGTATTAATTGCTATTATTCTCCATATTTGTAATAACAAAAAAGTAATGGGAGATTTTACGAATAGCAGAAGATCAAATTTTCTTGGTTTTTCAGCCTTAATTATTATGACGGTTTCGGCTTTGGTTTTGATTTACTTTCAAATTTCAGGAGATTGA
- the epsC gene encoding serine O-acetyltransferase EpsC — MTKNQIIQDIDSLKSHFSINYSIKTKTEAFTEKLFYTLFDANAHLDESINELETLFKEISAIACKKTNALCDSSWNKYVEKLPSVLEKLNEDAAYILENDPASNSIEEVYLAYPGFYAIAIYRLSHELYLLDLLLFSRLMSEYAHRITGTDIHAGATIASPFFIDHATGIVIGETTVIEKHVKIYQGVTLGALSITKEMKNSKRHPTVEKNVCIYANATILGGTTTIGKNSIIGGNSWVTKSIPANSIVTNTTTTEVKVKEKH; from the coding sequence GTGACAAAAAATCAGATTATCCAAGATATTGATTCTTTAAAGAGTCATTTTTCTATCAATTACAGCATCAAAACCAAGACAGAGGCTTTTACTGAAAAACTTTTCTATACCCTGTTTGATGCTAATGCTCACTTAGACGAAAGTATAAACGAGCTAGAAACTCTTTTTAAAGAAATTTCGGCAATCGCTTGTAAAAAGACAAACGCATTGTGTGATTCAAGCTGGAATAAATATGTTGAAAAACTACCTTCTGTACTTGAAAAACTCAATGAAGACGCCGCTTACATTCTAGAAAACGACCCTGCTTCAAACAGTATTGAAGAGGTTTATCTTGCTTATCCTGGATTTTATGCCATTGCTATTTATAGACTAAGTCATGAATTATATTTACTTGATTTATTGCTGTTTTCAAGATTAATGAGTGAATATGCACACCGTATTACAGGTACAGATATTCATGCAGGAGCTACAATTGCGTCTCCTTTCTTTATAGACCACGCAACAGGTATTGTAATTGGTGAAACTACTGTGATTGAAAAACATGTGAAAATCTACCAAGGAGTAACTTTAGGAGCATTAAGCATTACCAAAGAAATGAAAAACTCCAAAAGACATCCTACAGTTGAAAAAAATGTATGTATTTATGCCAATGCAACCATTTTGGGAGGAACGACCACGATTGGAAAAAACAGTATTATAGGTGGAAATTCATGGGTTACCAAATCCATTCCTGCAAATTCAATTGTAACAAACACCACTACCACAGAAGTAAAAGTAAAAGAGAAACATTAG
- the cysM gene encoding cysteine synthase CysM, which translates to MKPRKLLELIGNTPLVESRNLIKNPNVKLLLKLEGNNPGGSVKDRAAYYMIAGALERGEIKKGDKLIEATSGNTGIALAMIAQLFNIEIELVLPEDSTIERTQTMRAYGATVILTPASTGIIGSRDYADKKVAEGGYIMLNQFANDDNWKAHYKTTGPEIWNDTEGTVTHFVSAMGTTGTIIGTSTYLKEQNPNIQIIGAQPSEGSQIPGIRKWPQEYLPKIFDASKVDTVIEVSEQEARIMTKRLALEEGVFAGMSSGGSVTAAIKIAEKMESGVIVAIICDRGDRYLSSDLFD; encoded by the coding sequence ATGAAACCCAGAAAATTACTAGAATTAATAGGGAATACTCCTTTGGTGGAGAGTAGAAATTTAATTAAAAATCCAAACGTAAAACTATTACTAAAGCTCGAAGGAAATAATCCAGGAGGTAGCGTAAAAGATCGTGCGGCTTATTATATGATTGCTGGTGCATTAGAAAGAGGTGAGATTAAAAAAGGGGATAAATTAATTGAAGCAACTAGCGGAAACACTGGGATTGCTTTAGCCATGATAGCGCAATTATTCAATATAGAAATTGAATTAGTTCTTCCTGAGGATTCAACCATAGAGCGTACTCAAACCATGCGTGCTTATGGCGCAACTGTAATACTAACCCCTGCTAGTACTGGAATCATAGGTTCAAGAGATTATGCAGACAAAAAAGTTGCCGAAGGTGGATACATCATGCTGAATCAATTTGCAAATGATGACAACTGGAAAGCGCATTACAAAACAACTGGCCCAGAAATCTGGAATGATACTGAAGGAACTGTAACGCACTTTGTTTCTGCTATGGGAACAACCGGAACTATCATTGGAACTTCGACTTATTTGAAAGAGCAAAATCCTAATATCCAAATTATTGGTGCTCAACCAAGTGAAGGCTCACAAATCCCTGGAATCCGAAAATGGCCTCAAGAATATTTACCTAAAATTTTTGATGCCTCAAAAGTAGACACCGTAATTGAAGTAAGCGAACAAGAAGCACGCATCATGACCAAAAGATTAGCCCTTGAAGAAGGCGTTTTTGCAGGAATGAGCAGCGGAGGTTCTGTCACTGCAGCTATAAAGATTGCCGAAAAAATGGAATCTGGAGTAATTGTCGCCATTATTTGTGACCGTGGAGATCGTTATTTATCTTCGGATTTATTCGATTAA
- a CDS encoding SGNH/GDSL hydrolase family protein, with translation MKNTILIYYILFLLLFMGGKVKAQDWPNLNKYQNENTKLAPPEPGKKRILFIGDSITEMWSTTDPSFFSGKPYINRGIGGQTTPQILVRFRADGIALQPAVIVLLAGINDIAGNTGPSTIEMISGNIFSMAELAKANNIKIILCSVLPAYDFPWKPNQNPAEKVIALNKMIKEYADAHNIIYLDYYSALVDDRKGLKPIHSGDGVHPNKLGYEIMEPLAEKAIAKALSKK, from the coding sequence ATGAAAAATACAATATTAATTTACTACATTCTATTTTTATTATTATTCATGGGAGGAAAAGTAAAAGCTCAAGACTGGCCTAATTTAAATAAATACCAAAACGAAAATACAAAACTTGCTCCTCCAGAGCCTGGTAAAAAAAGAATTTTATTTATTGGTGATTCCATAACTGAAATGTGGTCCACTACAGATCCTTCGTTTTTTTCAGGGAAACCATATATCAACAGAGGCATCGGAGGACAAACCACACCACAAATATTAGTTCGTTTTAGAGCTGATGGCATTGCATTACAACCAGCCGTTATCGTTCTATTAGCTGGTATAAACGACATAGCAGGAAACACTGGCCCTTCGACCATAGAAATGATTAGTGGTAATATTTTTTCGATGGCTGAACTTGCAAAAGCAAATAATATCAAAATCATTCTTTGCTCCGTATTACCTGCATATGATTTTCCTTGGAAACCTAACCAAAATCCCGCTGAGAAAGTAATTGCGCTCAATAAGATGATAAAAGAATATGCTGACGCTCACAACATCATATATTTAGATTATTATTCTGCTCTAGTTGATGATAGAAAAGGATTAAAACCAATTCATTCTGGTGATGGAGTTCATCCTAACAAACTTGGATATGAAATAATGGAACCTCTTGCTGAAAAAGCAATAGCTAAAGCCCTTTCTAAAAAATAA
- a CDS encoding aldo/keto reductase, protein MNYRKLGKTNFNISEIALGTWQVGGKWGSPFNDKTADELINTAIDNGVNFIDTADVYENGLSETAVGRVVRSRSERIYVATKCGRHINPHVNEGYQPKVLQKFVEDSLKRTGLEALDLIQLHCPPNEVFYRPEIFELFDRLKEQGKILNLGVSVEKVEEALKAIEYPNVTTVQIIFNLFRQRPAELFFKEAKKRDIGIIARVPLASGLLTGLFNSKTTFESQDHRNFNRDGAAFDKGETFSGINYELGLKAVEALKALFPEASNLAPIALQWILSFNEISCVIPGASKESHVLSNLSVNDLPELTPEKIMAMNEIYNHYIKPEVHQLW, encoded by the coding sequence ATGAACTATCGTAAACTAGGTAAGACTAATTTTAATATTTCCGAAATAGCGCTTGGTACTTGGCAAGTAGGCGGAAAATGGGGTTCGCCTTTCAATGATAAAACAGCTGATGAATTAATTAATACAGCTATTGATAACGGAGTTAATTTTATTGATACTGCTGATGTTTATGAAAATGGACTGAGTGAAACTGCCGTAGGTCGTGTAGTCCGCTCGCGTTCAGAACGCATATATGTGGCTACTAAATGTGGCCGCCATATTAATCCGCATGTAAATGAAGGATACCAACCTAAAGTTCTACAAAAATTTGTTGAAGACAGTTTAAAAAGAACTGGTTTGGAAGCTTTAGATTTAATACAACTACATTGTCCTCCTAACGAAGTGTTTTATCGCCCTGAGATTTTCGAATTATTTGACCGATTGAAAGAGCAAGGTAAAATTCTGAATTTAGGAGTAAGCGTAGAAAAAGTAGAAGAAGCTTTGAAAGCAATCGAATATCCGAATGTCACAACGGTCCAAATTATTTTTAACCTTTTTCGTCAACGTCCAGCCGAATTATTTTTTAAAGAAGCGAAAAAACGTGACATCGGTATTATTGCAAGAGTACCTTTGGCTAGTGGACTTCTTACGGGGTTGTTTAATTCAAAAACTACTTTTGAAAGCCAAGACCACAGAAATTTTAATAGAGATGGTGCAGCTTTTGACAAAGGAGAAACTTTTTCAGGAATCAACTATGAACTCGGTTTAAAAGCTGTTGAAGCTTTAAAAGCTTTATTTCCTGAAGCGTCAAATTTAGCTCCTATAGCTTTGCAATGGATTTTGAGTTTTAATGAAATTAGTTGTGTAATACCAGGAGCTTCAAAAGAAAGCCACGTACTATCAAATCTATCCGTGAATGATTTGCCTGAACTTACCCCTGAAAAAATTATGGCTATGAATGAAATTTACAACCATTACATTAAACCCGAAGTGCATCAGCTTTGGTAA
- a CDS encoding OsmC family peroxiredoxin — translation MKRHATAVWNGSLKAGTGKLTTQSKALANTQYSFKSRFDEGIGTNPEELVAAAHSGCFSMQLSAFVGEAGFEVESIETECVIELIEGTIKSSKLTVNAKIKEISNEVFQELVTKAEKNCPVSKLLNAEISSTATLV, via the coding sequence ATGAAACGACATGCCACTGCAGTTTGGAACGGTTCGCTTAAAGCAGGAACTGGAAAATTAACGACACAAAGTAAAGCATTAGCAAATACGCAATATTCTTTCAAATCCCGTTTTGATGAAGGAATTGGGACTAATCCAGAAGAACTTGTGGCTGCTGCACATTCGGGTTGCTTCAGTATGCAACTTTCTGCTTTTGTCGGAGAAGCCGGTTTTGAAGTAGAAAGTATTGAAACAGAATGTGTTATTGAGCTTATAGAAGGAACTATCAAAAGTTCTAAGTTGACAGTGAATGCTAAAATAAAAGAAATTTCAAATGAGGTTTTTCAGGAATTGGTTACCAAAGCAGAAAAAAACTGCCCAGTTTCTAAATTATTAAATGCAGAAATTTCATCAACAGCTACTTTAGTTTAA
- the rlmD gene encoding 23S rRNA (uracil(1939)-C(5))-methyltransferase RlmD has protein sequence MAKKNTDKVVFHQIKVLDAGAKGVSVAKAPDGKVVFIPNVVPGDVVDVQTFKKRKAYYEGKAVKFHEFSEHRIEPICEHFGVCGGCKWQNMKYSQQLFYKQNEVKNHLQRIGKIDLPEFEPILGSEKQFFYRNKMEFSFSNSRWLTEDEINSTEDLGNKNALGFHIPKMWDKILDISKCHLQEDPSNAIRNEIKAFANANNLTFFNPRAHEGLLRTLMIRTASTGEIMVLVQFFENDKANRELLLDHVYATFPQITSLQYVVNNKANDTLYDTNIKLYKGRDYILEEMEGLKFSINAKSFYQTNSDQAYELYKITRDFAGLTGNETVYDLYTGTGTIAQFVSKNAKKVIGVESVPEAIIDAKANAERNNITNCEFYVGDMKVVFNESFIAQHGKPDVIITDPPRDGMHKDVIDQILKIEPSKVVYVSCNSATQARDLALMDEKYKVSRVRPVDMFPQTHHVENVVLLERR, from the coding sequence ATGGCAAAGAAAAATACAGACAAAGTTGTCTTTCATCAAATAAAAGTCCTTGATGCTGGTGCAAAAGGCGTATCCGTAGCGAAAGCTCCAGACGGAAAAGTAGTGTTTATCCCGAACGTGGTTCCTGGTGACGTAGTTGATGTGCAAACTTTCAAAAAACGCAAAGCGTATTATGAAGGAAAAGCAGTGAAATTTCATGAGTTTTCAGAACATAGAATTGAGCCTATTTGCGAACATTTTGGTGTTTGTGGAGGTTGTAAATGGCAGAATATGAAATATAGCCAACAATTGTTCTACAAACAAAATGAAGTAAAAAATCATTTGCAACGCATTGGAAAAATAGACCTTCCTGAATTTGAACCCATTTTAGGTTCAGAAAAACAGTTCTTTTATAGAAATAAAATGGAATTTTCGTTTTCAAACAGCCGTTGGTTAACCGAAGATGAAATCAATAGCACTGAAGATTTAGGAAACAAAAACGCATTGGGTTTTCATATTCCAAAAATGTGGGACAAAATCCTAGACATCAGCAAATGTCATTTACAGGAAGATCCATCTAATGCAATTAGAAACGAAATTAAAGCTTTTGCAAACGCAAATAATCTGACTTTCTTTAACCCTAGAGCACATGAAGGTTTGCTTAGAACATTGATGATTCGTACTGCTTCAACAGGAGAAATCATGGTTTTGGTTCAGTTTTTTGAAAATGATAAAGCAAATAGAGAATTACTTTTAGATCATGTTTATGCTACATTTCCACAAATCACTTCCTTACAATATGTGGTAAATAACAAAGCAAATGACACTTTATATGATACCAATATTAAATTATATAAAGGACGTGATTATATTTTAGAAGAAATGGAAGGTTTAAAATTCAGCATTAATGCTAAATCATTTTACCAGACTAACTCGGATCAAGCTTATGAATTGTATAAAATAACACGTGATTTTGCAGGATTAACAGGCAATGAAACTGTTTATGATTTGTATACTGGAACCGGAACTATTGCACAATTTGTATCTAAAAATGCCAAAAAAGTAATTGGTGTGGAAAGTGTTCCTGAAGCAATTATTGATGCTAAAGCAAATGCAGAACGAAATAATATTACCAATTGTGAGTTTTATGTTGGAGATATGAAAGTTGTTTTCAACGAAAGTTTCATTGCGCAACATGGAAAACCTGATGTTATCATAACTGATCCACCAAGAGATGGAATGCACAAAGATGTAATTGACCAAATCTTGAAAATAGAGCCTTCAAAAGTGGTTTATGTAAGTTGTAACTCCGCTACACAAGCAAGAGATTTAGCTTTAATGGACGAAAAATACAAAGTAAGCAGAGTGCGACCTGTAGATATGTTTCCACAGACGCATCATGTTGAAAATGTAGTACTTTTAGAAAGAAGATAA
- a CDS encoding DUF6452 family protein — MKKITLLLLIALFSFSGCEKDDICDANTSTTPRLVLTFYDINNPSVLKSVTKLKVVGEGMTEGIVFNATATGDSKYLTSANTISIPLKTDADTTTYSFTYNYGNSNPALVFVDTVTINYSRNTIYVSRACGYKTVFTLSPSNAIIHTAVPSSSDTWMRYISVEKTNIENENETHLKIFF, encoded by the coding sequence ATGAAAAAAATAACCTTATTGTTATTAATCGCTTTGTTTTCTTTTTCGGGTTGTGAAAAGGATGATATTTGCGATGCCAATACCTCAACTACACCCAGATTGGTCCTAACATTTTATGACATCAACAATCCAAGTGTTTTGAAAAGTGTGACTAAGTTAAAAGTCGTTGGCGAAGGAATGACAGAAGGTATTGTTTTCAATGCTACTGCTACAGGTGATTCAAAATATTTGACTAGTGCAAATACTATTTCTATTCCTTTAAAAACAGATGCGGATACAACAACCTACAGTTTTACCTATAATTATGGGAACTCGAATCCTGCGTTAGTATTTGTGGATACAGTAACCATTAATTACTCTCGCAATACTATTTATGTCTCTAGAGCTTGTGGTTACAAAACTGTTTTTACTTTAAGTCCTAGCAATGCTATAATTCATACTGCTGTACCTAGTTCTTCAGACACATGGATGCGATATATTTCGGTTGAAAAAACTAACATAGAAAATGAAAATGAAACACACCTTAAAATATTCTTTTAG
- a CDS encoding DUF6048 family protein translates to MCLINAQETTKTKPETTPITRTEELLPEPPKKVTKALPVEKKKDSIPPKTYRYGLRVGVDLFKLTRAFYDPNYKGVEFTGDYRITKKYYLAAEIGNENKTTEDVRLSSTAKGTYIKAGFDYNAYENWLDMENIISIGMRYGASTFSQQLNSYKIYNPNPYWGEVPVISAGDKFNGLTASWLEVVAGVKAKVINNVFVGFSLQMKMLISNKQPDNFENLYIPGFNRTYNGNFGVGFNYSVSYLIPIYKKKVVSETPILKTPEVK, encoded by the coding sequence ATGTGTTTAATTAATGCACAAGAAACAACCAAAACTAAACCTGAGACAACTCCAATAACCCGAACAGAAGAATTACTGCCTGAACCTCCAAAGAAAGTAACAAAAGCACTTCCTGTAGAGAAGAAAAAAGACAGTATTCCGCCAAAAACTTACCGATATGGGTTGCGAGTTGGTGTTGATTTATTCAAATTAACACGTGCTTTTTATGATCCAAATTACAAAGGAGTTGAATTTACAGGTGATTATCGAATCACAAAAAAATACTATTTGGCCGCCGAAATAGGAAATGAAAACAAAACCACCGAAGATGTCCGATTGAGCTCAACAGCCAAAGGAACCTACATAAAAGCTGGCTTTGATTACAATGCCTATGAAAATTGGTTGGATATGGAAAACATCATTTCGATTGGAATGCGTTATGGGGCAAGTACCTTTAGCCAGCAATTAAATAGCTATAAAATTTACAATCCAAATCCATATTGGGGTGAAGTTCCTGTAATTTCTGCTGGAGATAAATTTAATGGTTTAACGGCAAGTTGGTTAGAAGTAGTCGCGGGAGTAAAAGCGAAGGTTATTAATAATGTATTTGTGGGTTTTAGTCTTCAAATGAAAATGTTAATTTCGAATAAACAACCTGACAATTTTGAAAATCTTTATATACCTGGCTTTAACAGAACGTATAATGGTAATTTTGGAGTAGGTTTCAATTATTCTGTTTCCTATCTAATTCCTATTTACAAGAAAAAAGTTGTTTCTGAAACTCCAATTCTAAAAACTCCTGAAGTAAAATAA
- a CDS encoding class I SAM-dependent RNA methyltransferase has product MENNYKMIAKTFFGFEEILAKELQILGAQEVEQGVRMVSFKGDKGFMYKANLALRTALKILKPIYSFRANNEQALYKGISGVNWSKYINSNQTFVIDATVHSEHFNHSEFVSQKCKDAIVDQFRERTGQRPSIDKAHPDLRINIHIDKDQVSVALDTSGNSLHQRGYRTATNIAPINEVLAAGILILSGWEGQGDFLDPMCGSGTFLAEAAMIACNIPANINRKEFAFEKWNDWDNDLFDQIVTSLLKKVKEFHYTIKGYDKAPSAVQKAKDNVRNANLDEYISIEEKNFFDTEKTSQGKLHMVFNPPYDERLDIHMEEFYKNIGDTLKKNYPGTNAWFITANLEALKFVGLKPSRKIKLFNASLEARLVKYEMYEGSKRTKFQIASDTDKE; this is encoded by the coding sequence ATGGAAAATAATTATAAAATGATTGCCAAAACCTTTTTTGGTTTTGAAGAAATACTAGCAAAAGAATTACAAATTTTAGGCGCACAAGAAGTAGAACAAGGCGTTAGAATGGTTAGTTTTAAAGGAGATAAAGGTTTTATGTACAAAGCAAATTTAGCTTTGCGTACTGCTTTAAAAATTCTAAAACCGATTTATTCTTTTAGAGCAAATAATGAACAAGCGCTGTATAAAGGAATTTCAGGAGTAAATTGGTCTAAATATATTAATTCCAACCAGACTTTTGTGATTGATGCTACGGTTCATTCGGAGCATTTTAATCATTCTGAATTTGTTTCGCAAAAATGTAAAGATGCTATTGTCGATCAGTTTAGAGAACGAACTGGGCAACGACCAAGTATTGATAAAGCACATCCTGATTTAAGAATCAACATTCATATTGACAAAGACCAAGTTTCGGTAGCCTTAGATACATCCGGAAATTCATTGCATCAGCGTGGGTATAGAACAGCAACTAATATTGCTCCGATAAACGAGGTTTTAGCAGCTGGAATCTTAATACTTTCGGGCTGGGAAGGTCAAGGTGATTTTTTAGATCCTATGTGTGGTTCAGGAACTTTTCTTGCTGAAGCAGCTATGATTGCATGTAATATTCCAGCAAATATCAACCGAAAAGAATTTGCTTTCGAAAAATGGAACGATTGGGATAATGATTTATTTGACCAGATTGTGACTAGTTTATTGAAAAAAGTAAAAGAGTTTCATTATACGATAAAAGGATATGATAAAGCACCAAGTGCAGTTCAAAAAGCCAAAGATAATGTGCGAAATGCAAATCTTGACGAATATATTTCGATTGAAGAAAAGAACTTTTTTGATACTGAAAAAACATCTCAAGGAAAATTACACATGGTTTTTAATCCACCTTATGATGAGCGTTTGGATATTCACATGGAAGAATTCTACAAGAATATTGGTGATACATTAAAGAAAAATTACCCAGGAACTAATGCTTGGTTCATTACTGCAAATCTTGAAGCATTGAAATTTGTAGGATTGAAACCTTCTCGTAAAATAAAACTTTTTAATGCTAGTTTAGAAGCTAGATTAGTAAAGTATGAAATGTACGAAGGTAGCAAGAGAACTAAGTTTCAAATAGCATCGGATACTGATAAAGAATAA